In the genome of Hevea brasiliensis isolate MT/VB/25A 57/8 chromosome 14, ASM3005281v1, whole genome shotgun sequence, the window tagaaaattgaacccaatttctaaaatctaaaaaattttaaataatttcttaaaatttaaataaaataaaatattaatatttacctacaaaataataaatttaaaaattatgggtgtTACATGTTTCTTCCTTTGAAaaaggtaggaaattaaaatgaaaaactcCTCCTTGGCAACCTGCAAGCCCACTTGCTTGCAGATCCAGCCCTTCAAAAACACAATTGAGATAGAATATATAAAAGAGGGAGCAAAAAATAACAACTTGCCTAAGTTTGTAATAAAAGTTGAGTTTTTAATTAACTCAAGTTGCTCCATCACCTTTTGATTCCTCTATCACCCAAAAAATAATCACTGTTTTAATGTGGCTTAATACTTCATTTCACTTTGTATTTATTAAAGgtgtttaattttattatttttaactttttatcagaattagtttaaaattttcaatttaaatttaatttagtccaaaaaataaagaaattacacCTCTTAATTCTTTGAgctaaataagagataaaaaatttagtcaaaaataaagaaattgaatttattatttttttaaataaagaaatCTAGAAAATTAACtcagaaattttaactttttaaacTAAATATTgagcttaaattaaaatttctaaattaactcagatgaaaaaattaaaaataaactaaatagaaCATCTTAATAAATACATAAGTGAAATTAAACACTTAgccattttaatattaaaaatgctAATGCAGAAAAATTCCCACCTACCTATGAGGTTTTGAATTATTCTGATTtctttcttattaattaattttttacttattttaatattaatatatctTTCCAAGACAAACCTCCATGTATATTAAAATTTCAATGCCGACTACTATACGACAGCTATATAAGATAACTGAATTATCTAATTATCCACCTAAAGGATCGACCAAGAATTGAAAAAGAACCTTACTcgagtgtgtatatatatatatatatatatatatatatatatatatatatatatatatatatatatatatatatatatatcttaatcaCCAAGAATTTAAAAAAACCTTACTCTTACTAACTCTATGTTTATTTTAATTGCCACTAGCTGGTTTAGTTGATCATACCATTTACATATGATAATTGATCACCACTATTTTATTATTCTTTTGTATCCGTTTGTCGTCAAGAATAGCATAttatcaatattaattaattatgacaGTTTCAAAATCACAATCGATACTTGGGATTTGAAATCGAAACCTCACAGAGACAATTTCAGTATTATTgaattaaaactcattagttataatatttttttttgtaaGTGGGTACTATTAAGAAAACACTGAATATAATCATCAACTAGTGAAAAATTAGGGATGGTAAAATTATAAACAATAAGGGCAAGGGAGAGGAaggggaaaatacaagaaaaaaaaaagatgaatctAGAATAATATGTGCATAAATGAAGCCATAAAATTAACAGCCCTCTCCCTTGAACAAAAACaacaagagaaaaagaaaaagggaaagaaGCACAAAGGTATAGAACATGATGCTAAATTGGTAGCAATCTCGAAGGAAAATTATCAAAGTTGACAAGACATTAAAATATACTATAAGCACCTTCAAGAgccaatatatatttatatgtagaTCTACGAAATTTCCAATTCGGGCATTGGCAATCCACGAACGATATGATCAAATCCAAACCCAATTCGAAAaccaaaaaaattatgaaaaaaaaatcaagaagatgatgatgatgatgatgatgattgttGTTGGGCATTCTTGGCCATGTTCTCAGCAATCCGAGCCAAAGATTCCAAGTTGCACCTTACAATTGTATCAACAAAAACACATGTATCCTCCTTAGTATTTCCTGCGGGTATATCAACTACGTATGATTCGATAACAACCGTACCATTTGAACCATTTCCACCTGGAGAAGAGTGGAGGGTGGTGACTGACCGGTAATTGTTTAGCCGGTGGTCACCGCCAATCATGCTAAAGCTCAAGACATGGCGTTCATCATCAAGAATCTCGAGTCTCTCGGTGCTTGACTCAGCAGGAAGTCCAGACACCACATGAACCTCCCGGAGAGTGCCTACATCCCCATCGCCGTTGATGAGATGGCAGCTCTTGACAAAGTGTTTATAAGCTTGAGGGTTATCAAAACGGCGGACCACCGACCAGACGGTGGAGACAGGTGCATTGATAGTCTTGACGATGGCGGAGCAGCACTGGTTTGGTCCCATGGTACGAGAATGGTAGCAATAAACGTAGTCAGGAACGGAAGAAGAAGTATCCCAAATGAAAGGAACCCGCCAAGTGTTGACGGTGGTTTGAGACTGCTTGTGGCAAGGGAGGGCGGAGGTTGTGGCGGTGGTTCTTGGGAGTTGCAGGGAAGCTGCAGCAGGCATATTAATTAGTGGGGGGTGTTCTTTTCGGTTGGTTTCTTGAGGATTGTTTTAGGGTTATAACAAGAATCATGCATAAGAAAAGGCGAGGTATAAAAGTGTATATAGAGAGaaagagaaggaaaagaaaagaaagttttAATTTTCCTTTATGTCCACTTGGATTAAATTGATGTTTTCTTGGAGATTTAAGAGATCAGAGAGAGAATTTTGGGGTGGTGATCTTATCATATGCATCATAAAGCAAGTGGATCATCAAGTTGCAAGTTGTTTGGACTTAGTTTAGGTAGATTATCCCATTATTCCGTTAAAAACCACAAGAATGCCACTTTTTCGTTTGTCATTTTCAAAGGTTTCCCAACTTCTCAATGACATGTATATATTTTTGCTTATGGAAATTAAGGAATCAACATCTCATTGGCAGTTGTAACCCAATAAAACAAAGGGTATTTTTCAATCTATTTGCTTCTCAATTTCCTTTTCCTATGTACATTGCATACTTTATTTCCTTTTCCTAATATAGGTTTAATTTTCTTCTTTCTAACATCACAAAATTGAAAGTTCTTTTAAGTAATTTGAAGGAACAAATttactctttatttttttttcataagtattttaatttcataattttttttattatgatgAGATGATATTAAGTtcatcatttttgtttgattaaaGGTAGACCATTCACGCCGGCCATCGAAATTAAGAAATTTATCAATGAGAAATATACatacttattgatttaacttTAATATTTAAACTCTAATTAACAAAATTTGGCACAAAATCTAGTTATTAACTAAAttaatcattaaaattatttcataattcatattaattacaaaaataaaaataaacccaACAAAATCTTTACAAACTCTATGTTAATTAGACTTTGAAATTTATGGGCATTGGCAATTAATAATTCTTCTTCAATTGTGCATTGTATATGCATATGCTGGAAAATTCTTACTAAATTTATTTATCatagatttaaaatataaatatataaaatttatgtatttaaaagATAAGTCTTATCATATATTCTGTATCTTGAATTCATAATAGATCAAATTTAAGCAAAAAAAATCTATATATACTTTAGAGTGAATCAATACAACAAAATCACATTATCAAAAAGTGAAACTATTTCATGACAAGCTATTATAAAGTGTAATCACATTTTAATGGTCTAATCCATGAACCATGGCTTTTAATTTTGATGGGATTTTTTATATATTGGAATCAATGTACTTAAGATTACACTTTAAATCGAAATCTTGATAAATAGCATCCCCATTGGCAAGCAATTAAAATAAGATTCTTTTTCTTTGGCAGCCATTGTGTAAAAATAATGATGATTTTGTTAATTAAGGGttaaatttcttctcttttacagtaagaaaagaaaagaattcaaAACTTATAGGTTATAATTTGCACTTTCAGTTTATGCAGCCCCCAGAAAAGACAGAGTTAATTGAGTCTATGGGCTACAAACCATGCAGcaatcttttctttttctttttttataatttttaccaTATTAATATATAGaagaatatttaaataaaaaatccttattttttatacactttaattaatattttatttattttgataatCTAATcaaaatctcttttttttttctctctatttttgtagacttaatgctcaatttcatatatttattggaatgttaaatttaatttatttttaattttttttaaattaactcaaaaaatttaatttagactcaattttgctcaaaaatttaaaaaataaagaaattgatattCTTAATTTTGggtaaaatgaaaaaaatcaagaaattcttaatttttgatttaaattaaaaaatcaagaaatttagctAAACTGCAGTTACAATTGCTGTACTCTTAGTCAATGTTTGCTAACAATTGGAGGATGTTGAAAGTTTACTGGTCCTATATATGGTCAGATAACACCCCTCTACCAACCAATTATATATGGCTAATTCTAAGACCAACACACACCATATAATATAATATCAATATATATAACTGAAATTAATTTAggttatgaaattaaataattaattataaagttaattttgaatataatttccAAGGGAAAGTTCAGATGAATTGCAGGCAGGAAGAACTCAATTCTTATAGCCCACTTGACTGAagaaattttattctttaatGCACAACTAGCAGTTGCATTTACGTATATATAGTCATCATGGTCGTCACCCATGACAAAAATTCTTCACCttcatgttcatttaattatctcAAAGGTTAATTTAAATTCAATGCAAGTTACCTCTTTTTAGACTTCAAAAGCTACCCAATACTAATTACTTCCTTATTTCATACCCTGAGGAAAATAAATTAACTCTTGCTTGCAATCAAGTAGCAATATTAAgatcatttaattattttgatttattttcttgtataaaaattatataaattccaTATATCAAATggcttttataaaataaaatttttatattaattaagttTTAATTTTACTGATAagaattctaaaattttttatccTAAATATAGGATAAAACGATGTGAAAAA includes:
- the LOC110633511 gene encoding abscisic acid receptor PYL4, which produces MPAAASLQLPRTTATTSALPCHKQSQTTVNTWRVPFIWDTSSSVPDYVYCYHSRTMGPNQCCSAIVKTINAPVSTVWSVVRRFDNPQAYKHFVKSCHLINGDGDVGTLREVHVVSGLPAESSTERLEILDDERHVLSFSMIGGDHRLNNYRSVTTLHSSPGGNGSNGTVVIESYVVDIPAGNTKEDTCVFVDTIVRCNLESLARIAENMAKNAQQQSSSSSSSSS